The nucleotide sequence GAACGGAGGCGTTGCCGCCCCCGCCCTAGAATGGAAACTTTGGTGGAAGAAGGTGGGTGGTGCACCCGACAGGATTCGAACCTATGACCTTCTGATTCGTAGTCAGACGCTCTATCCAACTGAGCTACGGGTGCATGGTGGTGCGGATGAAAGGACTTGAACCTTCAAGGGCCGAAGCCCACATGGTCCTGAGCCATGCGCGTCTGCCAATTCCGCCACATCCGCATATTGTGCGCTAGCGCCCACCCAAAGCGCTACAGCGAAGCAACTAATGCGTATAGTCATCAGCCGCGCTGTTGTCAAGTCGCCTAAGCAGGGAGACAAAGCAGCAGCTCGAAACCTGCAAAAAATCGCCTAGACAAGGCGCGGCAGGCGTCCCGTCGTGGATTTGGCCGCCTCCTGTTTGCCTCGTTCGACTTCGAGCATGAAGGTCTGCAACTTGATGCGGTCTTTGCGGCCCGGCGTGGACTCAACGCCTTCACGCACGTTGACAGCGTAGGGTTTGACCGTGCGGATGGCGGCAGCGACGTTTTCGCTCGTCAAACCGCCAGACAAAATAACCCGAGCATATTGTTTGGCTGCCGCCGCCAAACGCCAGTCAAAAAGCCGCCCGCCCTGTCCTTCCGTTGATTCGCCCTCGAGAAGCACAGCCGCGACGGGGTAGGTTTTGACCCGCGTCACGTCAAAGTCCTCGCCGACGCGCAACTTCTTGACCAAACGCCACGCACCAAGTTGGCGGCAATAATCGGCGCTTTCGTTGCCGTCAAGTTGAATGACGGAAACCTTGGCCGCCTCGACCATCGAGCGCAACGCCTCGAAATTGAACTCATTGTGAAAAACGCCAATGATCGGAACGAAGGGCGGCAGCCGGTCGGCAATCTCACGTACGGCCGCTGGTGCAATGTGATACTCACTACGTGGGTTGAGATCGAAAGCCAACGCATCCGCTCCAGCGTCCAGAGCGAGCGCGGCGTCGTGGTAGTTCATAATGCCGCTGACTTGGGTTTTGACCATGACCACCTCCCCGCTCTGAAGCGGCCTCGGTGCGCTTTCAAAGCCATTTTTTCGGACGTGCGAATGCGCCTAATTATCGCCCAGACCACGTCAAGGAACAAGAACCGTACAGGCCGCTGGCGTCCGCCGCCTGTACCAAGTCAGTT is from Chloracidobacterium sp. and encodes:
- a CDS encoding phosphoribosylanthranilate isomerase is translated as MVKTQVSGIMNYHDAALALDAGADALAFDLNPRSEYHIAPAAVREIADRLPPFVPIIGVFHNEFNFEALRSMVEAAKVSVIQLDGNESADYCRQLGAWRLVKKLRVGEDFDVTRVKTYPVAAVLLEGESTEGQGGRLFDWRLAAAAKQYARVILSGGLTSENVAAAIRTVKPYAVNVREGVESTPGRKDRIKLQTFMLEVERGKQEAAKSTTGRLPRLV